The Candidatus Methylomirabilis limnetica genome has a window encoding:
- a CDS encoding CDP-alcohol phosphatidyltransferase family protein produces MVMKGATVLIMMTKGSGEISPDTVVAGIPLLRRMVMVASRAGCHEILVVDTGWPGLTRLLTGTRAVLLPPEKLTDLPVRCTQTGHPHSSRILVLASDLLLRPSLLTHLTEMPLRAETMHVPASGIAAVETADPKVLLSMIGRADDDLSVFSGLERTYQRVGALIDGAGWVRVSNRADLRSAERWLLRGLVKDTEGFMSRHFERKISLAVTRCLVRTDITPNQMTAVSVAIGLLGALFFLSSIPAYQLTGALLFLLHSILDGCDGEIARLKYLESRLGGILDFWGDNVVHSVVFVCIGLGWQMAIKAPAPLVLAVSAVIGTLLSAGLVYRQTMRNKVSEGPLFTSVTNSEAPSRLITLADALAKRDFIYLVVILSALGKAHWFLVLAAFGAPLFFFILLWTSRRERVKA; encoded by the coding sequence ATGGTCATGAAGGGAGCCACGGTCCTGATCATGATGACGAAGGGCTCGGGAGAGATCTCCCCGGATACCGTTGTAGCCGGGATCCCGTTGCTTCGGCGTATGGTGATGGTCGCCTCCCGAGCGGGCTGCCATGAGATTCTAGTGGTGGATACCGGTTGGCCAGGACTCACGAGGCTCTTGACAGGAACGCGGGCAGTACTGCTTCCTCCAGAGAAGCTCACCGACCTGCCTGTGCGTTGCACTCAGACGGGCCACCCGCACTCCAGCCGTATCCTGGTACTCGCCTCTGACCTTCTCCTGCGCCCATCGCTGCTCACGCATCTCACCGAGATGCCGTTACGCGCTGAGACGATGCATGTCCCAGCCAGCGGAATCGCTGCCGTTGAGACGGCTGACCCCAAGGTCCTTCTGTCAATGATTGGGCGTGCTGACGATGATCTGTCTGTGTTCTCCGGACTGGAGCGGACCTACCAAAGAGTGGGCGCTCTCATAGACGGTGCCGGCTGGGTCCGGGTCTCGAACCGGGCGGATCTTCGTAGTGCCGAGCGGTGGCTCCTGCGCGGTCTGGTCAAAGATACGGAAGGCTTCATGTCGAGGCATTTCGAGCGAAAGATTTCACTGGCAGTCACCCGATGCCTCGTACGCACGGACATCACCCCGAACCAGATGACAGCCGTAAGCGTGGCGATAGGTCTATTGGGGGCCCTGTTCTTTCTCTCGTCCATACCAGCGTATCAACTGACCGGCGCGCTCCTGTTCCTCTTGCATTCGATCCTGGACGGCTGCGATGGGGAGATCGCCAGGCTCAAGTATCTGGAGTCTCGCCTGGGCGGCATCCTGGACTTCTGGGGAGATAATGTTGTACACTCGGTAGTCTTTGTCTGCATCGGCTTGGGATGGCAGATGGCCATCAAGGCTCCTGCCCCCTTGGTCTTAGCGGTTTCCGCGGTGATCGGCACCCTCCTGTCAGCCGGTCTCGTCTACCGACAGACCATGCGGAACAAGGTCTCAGAGGGGCCGCTCTTTACCTCCGTCACCAACTCCGAGGCCCCATCCCGCCTTATCACTCTTGCCGATGCCCTCGCAAAGCGGGATTTCATCTACCTTGTCGTCATCCTATCGGCACTAGGAAAGGCTCATTGGT